One part of the Sphingobacterium sp. LZ7M1 genome encodes these proteins:
- a CDS encoding DUF4302 domain-containing protein: MKPIIFSLIMCLLLISCKKEFEGVRPDAKLNKLKDEYAKQLTGSKNGWIGYLYPKGGGSYTFKFNFDDKNRVKSFATIDNIKAGTSDESSYRLAADQVVSLYFDTYSYIHQLSDPDEQKSGGLRGGGLISDFEFSIIETSTDTIKLVGNHNESTLTLVRAKENEGDDYIRKAFLLNAKVEEINQLTNYYKTVKINNKDYGVIFNTETNNIAFYYEENSTFKSFITEYALTDKGIFLKDPLNAGGLAVKGFDNFIINKTNNKTTAKLNGTVDIEILDQNKPVSIDKDAPRRMYLINKRYASSFGFTIAGKKDALGIRTFPGFNFLLYIPRMYIDPFDALFIIFFNEYNLGPVFTTLYNNQGILSFKVVREMAGQSFGPEFEEIVKNQNQVWFEPKGFYVFETGDEQFDFVSVKDSRVWIRFK, encoded by the coding sequence ATGAAACCAATAATTTTCTCATTGATCATGTGCTTGCTCCTAATTTCTTGTAAAAAGGAATTTGAAGGAGTGCGACCTGACGCCAAATTGAATAAATTAAAAGACGAATATGCTAAGCAATTAACAGGCTCGAAAAATGGATGGATCGGATATTTATATCCAAAAGGTGGCGGAAGTTATACTTTTAAGTTCAATTTCGACGATAAAAACAGGGTTAAAAGCTTTGCCACTATTGATAATATCAAAGCTGGCACCTCCGACGAAAGTTCTTACCGCTTAGCAGCGGATCAGGTTGTCAGTCTATATTTTGATACATATTCTTACATACATCAGCTGTCTGACCCAGATGAACAAAAAAGTGGAGGATTAAGAGGTGGTGGTTTGATTTCTGATTTTGAATTTTCAATCATTGAAACTTCTACAGATACCATAAAATTAGTTGGAAATCATAATGAAAGCACCTTGACTTTAGTCAGAGCCAAGGAAAATGAAGGTGACGACTATATTAGAAAAGCGTTTCTCTTAAATGCAAAAGTCGAAGAAATCAACCAGTTGACAAACTATTATAAAACTGTAAAAATCAACAATAAGGATTATGGTGTGATTTTCAATACTGAAACCAACAATATTGCTTTTTATTATGAAGAGAACTCTACTTTCAAAAGCTTTATTACAGAGTATGCCCTTACCGATAAAGGCATTTTTCTAAAGGACCCATTAAATGCAGGTGGCTTGGCCGTGAAAGGTTTTGATAACTTCATCATCAACAAGACCAACAATAAAACAACAGCAAAATTAAATGGTACTGTAGATATTGAAATCCTTGATCAAAACAAACCAGTTTCTATCGATAAAGATGCACCAAGAAGAATGTACCTGATCAATAAAAGATATGCATCCTCTTTTGGGTTTACGATCGCTGGAAAAAAAGACGCTTTAGGTATTAGAACTTTTCCTGGCTTCAATTTCCTTCTATATATCCCAAGAATGTACATAGATCCTTTTGATGCCTTGTTTATCATATTTTTCAACGAGTACAATCTTGGCCCCGTCTTTACCACTTTATATAACAATCAAGGTATTTTATCCTTCAAGGTAGTTCGTGAAATGGCGGGACAGAGCTTTGGGCCAGAATTTGAAGAAATAGTTAAAAATCAAAATCAGGTTTGGTTTGAACCAAAAGGATTTTACGTTTTTGAAACGGGAGATGAACAATTCGATTTTGTAAGTGTGAAAGATAGTAGGGTTTGGATAAGATTTAAATAA
- a CDS encoding acyl-CoA dehydrogenase translates to MLISEQIQIIKELQAEGIKNKALTKEQLDLVYQNNWFNLWVPKTLNGLEMSFPEGLDLLEELAYWDGGLAWTVTLCAGANMFAGFIQPEFAKSLWSDPKICLGGSGRVGGKAIDAGEYFVVSGYWNYATGAPHLTHFTFNAEIINNGEVLKNESGENLYFSFLVPKDDVLIHYDWDTIGLECTASHSFSFQDLKVPKENAFVLDPKAKQSNSTLFNIPFMPFAELTLLVNYVGMFKRFLDLCEKYYFEKSKDSHWAEKHSKTRFKQLDQLRTKFEGKVGQVKAYAVELWQNASKGKEVEADLYLKIGELSREIAKDVRMDCAEILPLLGIRAAQKENELNIVFRNLFTASQHSLLNVW, encoded by the coding sequence ATGTTGATATCAGAACAAATTCAGATCATAAAGGAATTACAGGCCGAAGGAATCAAGAATAAGGCGCTTACGAAAGAGCAACTTGACCTTGTGTACCAAAACAACTGGTTTAATCTTTGGGTTCCGAAAACATTAAACGGCTTGGAAATGTCCTTTCCAGAAGGCTTGGACTTATTGGAAGAGCTGGCTTATTGGGATGGCGGATTGGCCTGGACGGTAACCTTATGTGCTGGTGCGAATATGTTTGCAGGCTTTATACAACCTGAATTTGCCAAAAGCCTCTGGTCTGATCCCAAGATCTGTTTGGGAGGCAGCGGAAGAGTCGGAGGGAAGGCAATTGATGCTGGAGAATATTTTGTGGTTTCTGGTTATTGGAACTATGCCACCGGTGCTCCTCATTTAACCCATTTCACTTTCAATGCTGAAATCATTAATAATGGAGAGGTACTGAAAAATGAATCAGGCGAGAATTTATATTTTTCCTTCCTGGTCCCAAAGGATGATGTACTCATCCATTATGATTGGGATACCATAGGGTTGGAATGTACCGCGAGCCATTCCTTTTCCTTTCAGGACCTGAAAGTGCCCAAGGAAAATGCTTTTGTACTTGATCCTAAAGCTAAACAGTCTAATTCGACCCTTTTTAATATTCCTTTTATGCCATTTGCAGAATTGACCCTATTGGTGAATTATGTAGGTATGTTCAAGCGGTTTTTAGACCTGTGCGAAAAGTATTATTTCGAGAAATCAAAAGATAGCCATTGGGCGGAGAAACATAGTAAAACTAGGTTTAAACAGCTGGATCAATTACGCACAAAATTTGAAGGGAAGGTAGGCCAGGTGAAGGCTTATGCTGTTGAGCTATGGCAAAATGCCAGTAAAGGGAAAGAGGTTGAGGCGGATCTGTATTTGAAAATTGGAGAATTATCGAGAGAAATTGCAAAAGATGTGCGTATGGATTGTGCCGAGATATTGCCTTTGTTGGGAATCAGAGCAGCGCAAAAGGAAAATGAATTGAATATCGTATTTCGGAATTTATTTACGGCAAGTCAGCATAGTTTGTTGAATGTGTGGTAG
- a CDS encoding RagB/SusD family nutrient uptake outer membrane protein — MKTNVLLTVLSAFLLLGCSKFLETPPDLRTELDSPSKIAELLTSAYPRGNYIPFTESASDNAGDKGMTSSSNVQTNMNPWMFIDVETNDSDSPTFYWYAAYKAISASNHALEAIEKIGLNKQTESLKGEALLTRAYAHHMLAILFCKDYDPITSSTDPGIPFIAVPEKFVLNKYERGTVKGLYDLIEKDIVEGLPLLDDNRYKVKKYHFTKAAAHAFATRFYLFKHNYQKAVEHGNLALGEDLSNYIRPVNNRAFAGLEYLTLEQWYSSTENPTNLLLVEAVSSWGRDLAFNRFGFTAPILAELIYGDNITTGRFAYPIYGGTDYSLNIPKFREHFVKGSLNAAYGIPYNMIPLLTADELLLNRAEAYARIKNYDKGIKDLNTFISRKVFYGADIPVYEPNIHNVNVNRLNSFYGNLNLEENIIKAALDFKRREFLFEGLRWFDIARHKIVVVHKTHDEKETYILSANSPMRLFQLPAEVVLSGVQPNPR, encoded by the coding sequence ATGAAAACAAATGTATTATTAACAGTCCTTTCTGCCTTTCTATTGTTGGGATGTTCTAAATTTTTGGAAACCCCACCAGATTTAAGGACAGAATTAGATTCTCCCAGCAAGATTGCAGAACTTCTAACTTCTGCATATCCTAGGGGAAATTATATTCCCTTTACGGAATCTGCATCAGATAACGCTGGAGATAAGGGAATGACCAGCAGTTCAAACGTTCAAACGAATATGAACCCTTGGATGTTCATCGATGTGGAGACCAATGATTCCGATTCCCCCACTTTTTATTGGTATGCCGCATACAAGGCCATCAGTGCGTCTAATCATGCATTGGAAGCCATAGAAAAAATTGGGTTAAACAAACAAACTGAGTCTTTAAAAGGCGAAGCCCTTTTGACTAGAGCCTATGCACATCATATGCTAGCCATCTTGTTCTGCAAAGATTATGATCCTATTACCTCCAGCACAGATCCAGGTATTCCTTTCATAGCTGTTCCTGAAAAATTTGTACTTAATAAATATGAAAGAGGAACAGTTAAGGGTCTATATGACCTCATTGAAAAAGATATCGTGGAAGGACTTCCCTTACTTGATGACAATAGATATAAGGTTAAAAAATACCATTTTACCAAAGCTGCAGCCCATGCCTTTGCAACTCGCTTTTATTTATTTAAACATAACTATCAAAAAGCGGTTGAACATGGCAATCTTGCACTTGGCGAGGACCTTTCCAATTATATTAGGCCAGTAAATAATAGAGCCTTTGCTGGTTTGGAATACTTGACTCTGGAACAATGGTATTCAAGCACGGAAAACCCAACCAATCTTTTGTTAGTGGAAGCCGTTTCATCTTGGGGTAGAGATTTAGCATTCAATAGATTTGGATTTACCGCTCCTATACTTGCTGAATTAATCTATGGAGACAATATTACCACGGGTCGTTTTGCATACCCTATATATGGTGGAACGGATTATTCCTTGAATATCCCAAAATTTAGAGAACATTTTGTAAAAGGTAGTCTAAATGCAGCCTACGGTATACCTTATAATATGATACCACTCTTGACTGCAGATGAGTTACTATTAAACCGTGCGGAAGCATATGCTCGCATTAAAAACTACGACAAAGGAATCAAAGACTTAAATACGTTCATCAGTCGAAAAGTCTTTTACGGTGCAGATATCCCTGTTTATGAACCAAATATCCATAATGTCAATGTCAATCGATTAAACTCATTTTACGGGAATTTAAATCTTGAAGAAAACATTATTAAAGCTGCCCTAGACTTCAAGAGAAGGGAATTTCTTTTTGAAGGACTTCGATGGTTTGATATCGCTCGACATAAAATCGTTGTGGTACATAAAACTCATGATGAAAAAGAAACCTACATTCTAAGTGCAAATAGCCCAATGCGACTTTTCCAGTTACCTGCTGAGGTCGTTTTATCAGGTGTTCAACCCAATCCAAGATAA
- the pnuC gene encoding nicotinamide riboside transporter PnuC, whose product MERFSVICGIIQVLLSKNNKVSNYLFGIMGITTGMLVLYNAGLYAEIALQIYYLVMSIYGWWFWISNKTAKEQPITHSTKQEWVTVLSIVFGGFLIFYFLLRSITNSDVPIWDAWVTSTAWAGMWLLAKRKIENWILLNISNLFAVPLLIHKDLYLFAALTTFLFIVAIFGYLNWKRIMKIQKLELNTDN is encoded by the coding sequence TTGGAAAGGTTTTCTGTGATCTGTGGCATTATCCAAGTCCTATTGTCCAAGAACAATAAGGTATCCAATTACCTGTTTGGGATAATGGGGATTACGACTGGGATGCTGGTTCTGTACAATGCCGGGCTATATGCTGAAATTGCTTTACAAATCTATTATTTGGTCATGAGTATCTATGGCTGGTGGTTTTGGATAAGCAATAAGACCGCAAAGGAACAGCCCATTACCCATTCGACTAAGCAAGAATGGGTTACCGTCCTCAGCATCGTATTTGGAGGTTTCTTGATCTTTTACTTTTTGCTTCGCAGCATTACCAATTCCGATGTGCCTATTTGGGATGCTTGGGTGACCTCCACAGCCTGGGCTGGTATGTGGCTTTTGGCGAAAAGAAAAATTGAAAATTGGATCTTGCTCAATATCAGTAACCTTTTTGCCGTACCACTTTTGATCCATAAAGACCTTTACCTATTCGCAGCACTGACCACGTTTCTATTTATAGTTGCCATTTTCGGTTACCTAAATTGGAAACGAATCATGAAAATCCAAAAATTAGAATTAAATACAGACAATTAA
- a CDS encoding SusC/RagA family TonB-linked outer membrane protein — translation MLYFLVHKKLGKEKGFDLKFLVKILKFIILLTLLMLYSIIVKANEQLISVKFQKAKLNTVLKAIANQTDYQFFYNDRINLITGPITINIEKGTVVQVLELILPKEKLAYQIFDNQITISIRKQNILNSLVSQQENIQGTVRDAEGKPLPAASVSIKGTNKSTSTDQNGKFEISALPTDVIIISFLGYKRQEISIAGRKTVNINMQRDQQTLEVVDVVATGYQTIDRRKFTGAATKVKAEDAQRFGVPDVSRMLEGQVSGVSVQNVSGTFGAAPKIRVRGATSITGDNKPLWVIDGIILEDVVNISNDQLSTGDANTLLGSSVAGINPDDIESFEILKDAAATSLYGARAMNGVIIITTKKGRAGTQAVSYLGNYTTYLRPSYSQFDIVNSYDQMSIYSEIARKGAIDYALIRNNMNSGIFGNLSRGLSTWKEDGTPLIENTPEGREAFLKRYIYQNTDWFKTLFNNSLLQEHSVSFSNGNNKVQTYYSTSFLQDNGWAKANGVRRYTANIRGNYNITDKLSIGLLTTGSIRDQKAPGTLGQDSNPVTGVVSRNFDINPFSYAMNTSRVIAPFDEQGNRENVTMNYAPFNILNELDKNYMELKMIDLKVQGELNYKLPKNINYNFIGAYRYASTGNEHKINETSNLSNAYRAGTIYGVDGIENSIIANQNRFLYRDPANPDARPMSVLPYGGIYITNENILKSFYLRNSFNWNLTSQKHYFTAFATQEIRFLDRMTKDMTGYGYQFDKGGVPFIDPNIIKMTVEGNLPYYKMQVFSDRFVAFAANGTYSFDSRYQFTGTARYDGSNQLGRSRVARWLPTWNLSGSWNIDQENFFKNQTFFNTLTLRGTYGLTASMGPATNASLVLRSGSVNRPFIHEQEPVINIDFLENQDLTWEKQYETNIGLDATFANRRYQIVLDLYKRDAFDLIGPMRISGIGGEAIKFANYADMKSRGIELLFKATVFDRKDWGWKTQLTNAFYDNKITSIRNEPNIWNLVNSVGAAKEGHPHRGLFSIDFEKLNEFNGTPVFVNENNEISNNVFLQSIQTNYLKYEGPVDPTFNGGFYNNFNYKNLNLSFLVTYSAGNKVRLNPIYKNQYSELDAMSYDFLDRFLAPYENLSPSIATSRTSSRLPGDQVYNAYNYTDQRVADGGFIRMKQVTLGYQFPKKFFGKSIFNNLSLNLVANNLFLIYSDPKLNGQDPEFYGSGGMALPIPRQFTLSIKAGL, via the coding sequence ATGCTGTACTTTTTAGTTCACAAAAAACTAGGAAAAGAGAAAGGTTTTGACCTTAAATTCCTGGTAAAGATCCTAAAGTTCATTATTCTATTGACCCTTCTGATGCTTTATAGCATCATCGTAAAGGCTAATGAACAATTAATATCCGTAAAGTTCCAAAAGGCAAAATTAAACACGGTCCTAAAGGCTATTGCTAATCAAACTGATTACCAATTTTTCTATAACGACCGCATAAATCTAATTACAGGACCCATCACTATAAATATAGAGAAGGGAACCGTTGTCCAAGTCTTGGAGCTGATCCTACCTAAAGAAAAACTAGCTTATCAAATATTTGATAATCAGATTACTATCAGTATCCGTAAGCAGAACATCCTCAACTCCCTTGTAAGTCAACAAGAAAACATTCAAGGTACGGTCAGGGATGCTGAAGGAAAGCCTCTTCCAGCCGCCTCCGTTAGTATCAAAGGAACTAACAAAAGCACTTCGACTGATCAAAATGGAAAATTTGAAATCAGTGCTTTACCGACAGACGTTATCATTATCAGTTTCTTAGGCTACAAAAGGCAGGAAATCTCCATTGCTGGTAGAAAAACAGTTAACATCAATATGCAAAGAGATCAACAGACCTTAGAAGTTGTTGATGTGGTCGCCACTGGATATCAGACCATCGACAGACGGAAGTTCACCGGCGCTGCTACGAAAGTAAAAGCCGAAGACGCACAACGCTTTGGTGTCCCCGATGTTTCCAGAATGTTGGAAGGTCAAGTCTCTGGTGTCAGTGTTCAGAATGTCTCGGGAACATTTGGAGCTGCACCAAAAATTCGTGTACGGGGTGCGACTTCAATTACTGGAGACAACAAACCTCTATGGGTAATCGATGGGATTATTTTGGAAGATGTAGTCAACATTTCTAACGATCAATTATCTACAGGTGATGCCAATACCCTATTGGGATCTTCCGTTGCCGGAATAAACCCAGATGATATAGAAAGTTTCGAAATCCTTAAAGATGCTGCCGCCACTTCCCTATATGGAGCAAGGGCAATGAATGGCGTAATTATTATTACAACCAAAAAAGGTAGAGCCGGTACCCAAGCGGTGTCTTATCTAGGAAATTATACGACCTACCTTCGTCCATCCTATTCTCAATTTGACATTGTAAATTCCTACGATCAAATGTCAATCTATTCAGAAATTGCTAGAAAGGGGGCCATAGATTATGCGTTGATCAGGAACAATATGAATTCCGGAATTTTCGGAAACTTATCAAGGGGACTATCAACTTGGAAAGAAGACGGAACTCCCCTGATCGAAAACACTCCTGAAGGCCGTGAAGCCTTTTTGAAGAGATACATCTATCAAAACACGGATTGGTTCAAAACCCTATTCAACAATTCATTATTACAGGAACATTCTGTGAGTTTTTCCAATGGTAACAATAAGGTCCAAACCTACTATTCAACCTCATTTTTACAGGATAATGGTTGGGCAAAAGCAAATGGAGTAAGAAGATACACCGCAAACATTCGAGGAAATTACAACATCACAGATAAGCTATCGATTGGCTTGTTGACAACAGGTTCCATCCGAGATCAAAAAGCACCCGGCACATTAGGGCAAGATAGCAACCCCGTTACAGGTGTTGTATCAAGAAATTTCGACATCAACCCTTTCTCCTATGCCATGAATACCTCAAGGGTCATTGCTCCTTTCGATGAACAAGGAAATAGAGAAAATGTAACCATGAATTATGCTCCATTCAACATATTAAATGAACTGGACAAAAATTACATGGAGTTAAAAATGATAGACCTGAAGGTCCAAGGGGAACTAAACTATAAACTTCCTAAAAACATTAATTACAATTTCATTGGTGCATATCGTTATGCAAGTACTGGAAATGAGCATAAAATAAACGAAACCTCAAATTTATCAAATGCTTATCGTGCAGGAACAATATATGGAGTTGATGGAATTGAAAATAGCATCATTGCAAACCAAAACAGGTTCTTATATAGAGACCCTGCAAATCCGGACGCCAGACCCATGTCTGTTTTGCCTTATGGAGGTATTTATATTACCAATGAAAACATCCTAAAGAGCTTTTATTTAAGAAATAGTTTCAATTGGAACTTAACATCCCAAAAACACTATTTTACCGCATTTGCCACCCAAGAGATAAGATTCTTGGACAGGATGACTAAAGATATGACGGGCTATGGATACCAGTTTGATAAAGGCGGTGTTCCTTTTATTGACCCTAATATCATCAAAATGACTGTTGAAGGAAATTTACCTTACTATAAAATGCAAGTCTTTTCTGACCGCTTTGTTGCTTTTGCCGCAAATGGAACATACTCTTTCGATAGCCGATATCAATTCACCGGAACAGCGCGATATGATGGGTCAAATCAATTAGGCAGAAGCCGTGTAGCAAGATGGCTTCCTACCTGGAACCTTTCGGGATCATGGAACATCGACCAGGAAAACTTCTTCAAGAACCAGACTTTCTTCAACACCTTAACCTTGAGAGGTACTTATGGTTTGACCGCAAGTATGGGACCTGCCACCAATGCGAGTTTGGTGTTACGCTCCGGATCGGTCAACCGCCCATTTATCCATGAACAAGAACCAGTAATCAACATCGATTTCTTAGAAAACCAAGATTTGACCTGGGAAAAGCAATATGAAACCAATATTGGACTTGACGCAACATTCGCCAATAGACGGTATCAGATTGTCTTAGATTTATATAAAAGGGATGCATTTGATCTAATTGGACCAATGCGCATTTCAGGAATTGGAGGTGAAGCGATAAAATTTGCCAATTACGCCGATATGAAATCCCGAGGAATAGAGCTATTGTTCAAGGCAACAGTATTTGATAGAAAGGATTGGGGCTGGAAAACCCAATTGACCAATGCTTTTTATGACAATAAAATAACTTCGATAAGAAATGAACCCAATATCTGGAATTTGGTAAATTCTGTTGGAGCGGCGAAAGAAGGTCATCCACATCGAGGTCTATTTTCTATTGATTTTGAGAAATTGAACGAATTCAATGGAACACCCGTATTTGTCAATGAAAATAATGAAATCTCCAACAATGTTTTCCTTCAAAGTATACAGACCAACTACTTAAAATATGAAGGTCCTGTAGATCCAACATTCAATGGTGGTTTTTATAACAATTTCAATTATAAGAACCTTAACCTTTCATTCTTAGTAACTTATAGTGCAGGAAACAAAGTAAGACTGAATCCTATCTATAAAAATCAATACTCCGAATTGGATGCGATGTCCTATGATTTCTTGGATAGATTCCTTGCACCTTATGAAAATTTATCCCCTTCTATCGCGACTTCAAGGACCTCTTCTAGATTACCTGGAGACCAAGTGTATAATGCCTACAACTATACCGATCAACGAGTGGCAGATGGTGGATTTATCAGAATGAAACAAGTAACATTAGGTTATCAATTTCCAAAAAAATTCTTTGGGAAATCAATCTTCAATAACCTTTCATTAAATCTAGTTGCTAACAATCTTTTCTTGATTTACTCAGATCCAAAGTTGAATGGCCAAGATCCTGAGTTTTATGGATCCGGAGGAATGGCATTGCCAATACCTCGTCAATTTACCCTTTCCATTAAAGCAGGATTATAA
- a CDS encoding DUF4302 domain-containing protein: MKKYIWLILSLCVLFSCKKGELKTFEVEEVWEKPEVKLQQLKDAIAAHKTGWEFTLEYGPNQTATYGYLGFNTEKSSEFMSDFSRNFLRFDNTDYHIGIVNTNASLSFPKTSKFGNLAADALHIDTLFTYKIIKNDTIILEGETKKSILTLTKCTPEKLTKLKGNSIIADQEKIKKLMEMPKFFFSYKQNGKTFGLEIDTNSRQFLFYSGTNQNPVVTKSNYFFNGNGLSLVRPIEIDGVKIKLMEGLRLNSTSLSSKDGINISNVGKPQVYDIKTAKEFTIAGTKILWWTSSQGFGKRNQPDIAGFQKLPNFTSFTLVPNYDYNEQYKTYFWFMAIGLRGATAGSNHGPVARFGDNGILRFIPFLEGIPSTNPAILRAMNITTSYIYNPNGFYIIKTGLGYTIVDATDGLTWAYFQDNADVS; encoded by the coding sequence ATGAAAAAATATATATGGTTAATATTATCCCTTTGTGTCCTGTTTTCTTGTAAAAAAGGAGAACTGAAAACTTTTGAAGTTGAGGAAGTCTGGGAGAAACCGGAAGTAAAATTACAACAATTAAAAGATGCCATAGCGGCTCATAAAACAGGTTGGGAATTTACCCTTGAATATGGTCCAAATCAAACTGCAACCTATGGTTATCTTGGATTTAACACAGAAAAGTCTTCTGAATTCATGAGTGATTTCTCCAGGAATTTTTTAAGATTTGACAATACAGATTATCACATTGGAATTGTAAATACCAATGCTTCATTGTCATTTCCAAAAACCAGTAAATTTGGTAATCTCGCTGCTGATGCTCTACATATCGACACCTTATTCACGTACAAGATCATCAAGAATGATACGATTATCTTGGAAGGTGAAACCAAAAAATCAATATTGACTTTGACAAAATGTACTCCAGAAAAATTAACCAAGTTGAAAGGTAATTCTATTATTGCAGACCAAGAAAAAATTAAGAAATTGATGGAAATGCCGAAATTCTTCTTTTCTTATAAGCAAAACGGCAAAACCTTTGGTTTAGAAATCGACACCAATTCACGGCAATTTTTATTTTATTCTGGAACCAATCAAAATCCAGTCGTTACGAAATCAAATTATTTCTTTAATGGCAATGGATTATCCCTAGTTAGACCAATTGAAATTGATGGTGTGAAAATAAAATTGATGGAAGGTTTAAGGCTCAACTCAACTTCGCTAAGTTCTAAAGATGGCATAAATATCTCGAATGTCGGCAAACCACAAGTTTACGACATAAAAACAGCAAAGGAATTTACCATTGCCGGCACGAAAATTTTATGGTGGACATCTTCTCAAGGCTTTGGAAAGCGAAATCAACCTGATATTGCAGGCTTTCAAAAACTACCAAACTTCACTTCGTTTACTCTTGTGCCAAATTATGATTATAATGAGCAATATAAAACCTATTTCTGGTTTATGGCTATTGGTTTAAGAGGGGCCACAGCTGGTAGTAACCATGGACCTGTAGCTAGATTTGGAGATAATGGTATCCTTAGGTTTATTCCATTTTTGGAAGGCATCCCCTCTACTAACCCTGCAATACTCCGAGCCATGAATATCACTACAAGTTATATCTATAACCCTAATGGGTTTTATATCATTAAAACTGGTCTTGGTTATACGATAGTCGATGCAACAGATGGATTAACTTGGGCATACTTCCAAGATAACGCTGATGTATCTTAG
- a CDS encoding substrate import-associated zinc metallohydrolase lipoprotein — protein sequence MKHYKCAIFLLLISLLTSCAKEETLPDEPIVDLGGERWANGPIDRFIFQEFIKSYNIEIKYKWTPFEINFNRTLVPPQEKKVIPVLTAVRDIWMKPYEKVAGKEFLKRYSLSKFILVGSAEYQNNGTIILGTAEGGTKVVLYVVNDFDFSKPETVSQMLHTIHHEFAHILHQNIHYPQAWRGISTAWYTQTWFNTPEETANAQGFVSSYAKSAEQEDFVETIAYLLVEGQEKFDALVKANTPVEATFRLKESIVVQYYKEVFNIDFRALQREVRAAFLSLTKPTTK from the coding sequence ATGAAACATTATAAATGTGCAATATTCCTACTACTAATTTCCCTATTAACTTCTTGTGCCAAAGAGGAAACTTTGCCAGACGAACCAATTGTGGATTTAGGCGGTGAAAGATGGGCAAACGGTCCAATTGATAGATTTATCTTCCAAGAATTTATTAAATCCTATAATATTGAGATCAAATACAAATGGACTCCCTTCGAAATCAATTTTAATAGGACGCTAGTTCCGCCCCAAGAAAAAAAAGTGATTCCTGTACTAACGGCTGTTAGGGATATCTGGATGAAACCCTATGAAAAAGTTGCTGGGAAAGAATTTCTGAAAAGGTACTCTCTATCCAAGTTTATTTTGGTTGGCAGTGCGGAATACCAAAACAACGGTACTATTATTTTGGGGACTGCCGAAGGCGGAACCAAGGTCGTTTTATATGTAGTAAATGACTTTGATTTTTCAAAACCTGAGACAGTCAGTCAGATGCTCCATACCATTCACCATGAGTTTGCCCATATTCTGCATCAGAATATTCATTACCCTCAGGCATGGAGAGGCATAAGTACAGCATGGTATACACAAACTTGGTTCAATACGCCAGAAGAAACAGCAAATGCACAGGGATTTGTGTCGAGTTATGCAAAATCTGCGGAACAAGAAGACTTCGTTGAAACGATTGCTTACTTGTTGGTGGAAGGACAAGAAAAATTCGATGCATTAGTAAAAGCCAATACTCCAGTTGAGGCGACGTTTCGTCTTAAAGAGAGCATTGTTGTCCAGTACTACAAGGAAGTTTTCAACATTGATTTCAGGGCTCTTCAAAGGGAAGTTCGAGCCGCATTCTTATCGTTAACTAAACCAACTACAAAATGA